A stretch of DNA from Candidatus Deferrimicrobium sp.:
TCTCGAGGCGTACACGAAGGTGTGAAACCGTGCCGACGGCGGCGCGGACCCGTCCCGACTGGGACACCTATTTCATGGACATGGCGAAGCTCGCCGCCAGGCGGTCGTCGTGCCTGCGGCGGGCGGTCGGCGCGGTTCTGGTGAAGGACCGTCGACTTTTGGCGACGGGGTACAACGGGGTTCCTTCGGGGGTCACGCACTGCGAAGTCGTGGGGTGCCTCCGGGAACGTCTCAAGGTGCCCTCGGGCGAACGCCACGAATTGTGCCGGGGCCTGCACGCCGAGCAGAATGCGATCATCCAGGCCGCGTACCA
This window harbors:
- a CDS encoding cytidine/deoxycytidylate deaminase family protein is translated as MPTAARTRPDWDTYFMDMAKLAARRSSCLRRAVGAVLVKDRRLLATGYNGVPSGVTHCEVVGCLRERLKVPSGERHELCRGLHAEQNAIIQAAYHGVSIRDAVLYCTNLPCIICAKMLINAGVHRIVYLEGYSDTLTREMLDEVGMELLKLTAPSS